The following proteins are co-located in the Sphingomonas morindae genome:
- a CDS encoding AraC family transcriptional regulator has protein sequence MDMIRTLEDCEGALRPVAALASDHPDGEHVAPHSHPRAQLIHTLGGVMTVTSREGSWIVPSGRAVWMPPHESHSIRIAGDVSMRTVFVRRDARAGLPQTSEVIEVSPFLREAIVAATSIPLEYAPGSRDERVMELILDEIEAAPRLYLHVDMPRDPRLLRLCERVIGDPSTPCTLEGLAAEIHVSGRTLARLFHRELGMSFGQWLRRTRLLLSIPRLAAGASVLEVALEHGYDSPSAFAAMFRRTLGVAPTVYLSRHRG, from the coding sequence ATGGACATGATTCGTACTCTGGAAGATTGTGAGGGCGCGCTGCGACCTGTGGCGGCGCTGGCAAGCGACCATCCCGATGGCGAGCATGTCGCGCCGCACAGCCATCCACGAGCGCAGCTGATCCACACGCTCGGCGGCGTGATGACGGTGACGAGCCGGGAGGGAAGCTGGATTGTGCCGTCCGGTCGGGCGGTATGGATGCCCCCGCATGAGTCCCATTCGATCCGGATCGCCGGCGATGTTTCAATGCGCACCGTGTTCGTGCGGCGGGATGCCCGAGCCGGCCTGCCACAAACCAGCGAGGTGATCGAGGTCTCGCCGTTTCTTCGGGAAGCTATCGTAGCGGCTACCAGCATTCCGTTGGAATATGCACCGGGCAGCCGGGATGAACGGGTGATGGAGCTGATCCTAGACGAGATCGAGGCCGCGCCAAGACTGTACCTGCATGTCGACATGCCGCGCGATCCACGGCTGCTCCGCCTCTGCGAACGGGTGATTGGCGATCCGTCGACGCCCTGCACGCTGGAGGGGTTGGCGGCGGAAATCCATGTCAGCGGAAGGACACTCGCACGATTGTTCCATCGCGAGCTGGGAATGAGCTTTGGCCAATGGCTGCGGCGCACACGTCTGCTGCTCAGCATCCCCCGCCTGGCGGCCGGCGCATCGGTTCTCGAGGTGGCGTTGGAGCACGGGTATGACAGCCCCAGCGCGTTCGCGGCGATGTTTCGACGAACGCTCGGCGTGGCGCCGACAGTCTATCTGTCACGCCATCGCGGCTGA
- a CDS encoding tautomerase family protein has product MPFTRITLLAGKSPAYLQAIAESLDRSLVESFDVPETDRFVAFHQLQPEELIFDRQYRGGPRSDDFIVFHITTGRTRTTEMRARFFQQLVARLAEAPGIRPEDVMIILANSTFDDWSFASGVQGSTPVDVSY; this is encoded by the coding sequence ATGCCCTTCACCCGCATCACGCTCCTAGCCGGCAAATCTCCCGCTTACCTTCAGGCAATCGCAGAAAGCCTCGATCGTTCGCTAGTCGAAAGCTTCGACGTGCCGGAAACCGATCGCTTTGTTGCCTTCCATCAGCTGCAACCCGAGGAGTTGATCTTTGATCGCCAGTATCGCGGTGGCCCGCGTTCAGACGACTTCATCGTCTTCCACATCACGACAGGTCGAACACGCACAACCGAAATGCGTGCCCGCTTCTTCCAGCAGCTGGTCGCGCGCCTCGCCGAGGCGCCCGGCATCCGGCCTGAGGACGTAATGATCATCCTTGCCAACTCGACTTTCGACGATTGGTCCTTCGCGTCCGGCGTACAGGGATCGACTCCGGTCGATGTCAGCTACTGA
- a CDS encoding YbaK/EbsC family protein: MKAVDRVRQALSAADHEDSIAEFPAGTHSAADAAAAVGCSIAQIAKSIVFRAGDEVVLVIASGTNRIDRAKVSAVLGRAVKPADAAWVEANTGFTVGGVSPVGHRASTTIVIDQTLLPYEILWAAAGSPTHAFQTTPGRLVTITGGIVADIRQD, translated from the coding sequence ATGAAGGCTGTTGATCGCGTAAGGCAGGCCTTGTCGGCGGCAGATCATGAAGACAGCATCGCGGAGTTCCCCGCAGGTACGCACAGTGCTGCGGACGCGGCGGCAGCTGTCGGGTGCTCGATCGCGCAGATCGCAAAGTCGATCGTCTTTCGTGCGGGAGACGAGGTCGTGCTGGTGATCGCGTCCGGCACGAACCGGATCGATCGGGCAAAGGTGTCCGCCGTGCTCGGGCGTGCTGTCAAACCCGCGGATGCCGCGTGGGTCGAAGCCAATACCGGATTCACCGTGGGCGGCGTCTCGCCGGTCGGCCATCGCGCTTCGACGACAATCGTCATCGATCAGACTCTATTGCCGTATGAGATTCTGTGGGCCGCAGCCGGCTCCCCCACGCACGCGTTTCAGACGACCCCGGGCAGGCTGGTGACGATCACGGGCGGCATCGTCGCGGACATTCGGCAGGATTGA